In Pseudomonas nunensis, a single window of DNA contains:
- a CDS encoding SDR family oxidoreductase, with protein sequence MSTAKTALIIGASRGLGLGLVKTLLADGWQVTATVRNPQNAEALQALGKVRIEKLDMDDQQAVIALSHELKGEMFDLLFVNAGVKGPAVQTPGGGATLAEVGQLFFTNAVAPINLAQRFVTQIRDGSGVLAFMSSGLGSVTVPDAPELALYKASKAALNSMTNSFVTQLGEQKLTVLSLHPGWVKTDMGGEGADLDVETSTRGLVDQVNAFTGKGGHYFVNYKGETIPW encoded by the coding sequence ATGTCCACGGCAAAAACCGCACTCATCATCGGCGCCTCCCGGGGCCTTGGCCTCGGCCTGGTAAAAACCTTGCTGGCCGACGGCTGGCAAGTCACCGCCACTGTGCGCAACCCGCAGAATGCCGAGGCGCTGCAAGCGCTGGGCAAGGTGCGGATTGAAAAGCTCGACATGGATGATCAGCAAGCGGTCATTGCCTTGAGCCACGAGCTCAAGGGCGAAATGTTTGACCTGCTGTTCGTGAATGCCGGGGTCAAGGGCCCTGCCGTTCAAACGCCCGGTGGCGGCGCGACGCTGGCCGAAGTCGGGCAATTGTTTTTCACCAACGCCGTAGCGCCGATCAACCTGGCCCAGCGTTTCGTCACCCAGATTCGTGATGGCAGCGGCGTGCTGGCGTTCATGAGTTCCGGGCTGGGCAGCGTCACCGTACCGGACGCCCCGGAACTGGCGTTGTACAAGGCCAGTAAAGCCGCGCTGAACTCGATGACCAACAGCTTCGTCACTCAGTTGGGCGAGCAGAAGCTCACCGTGCTGTCGTTGCATCCGGGCTGGGTGAAGACCGACATGGGCGGCGAAGGCGCGGATCTGGATGTGGAAACCAGCACCCGTGGGCTGGTTGACCAAGTGAACGCGTTCACAGGCAAGGGCGGGCATTATTTTGTGAACTACAAAGGCGAAACGATTCCCTGGTAA
- a CDS encoding 8-oxoguanine deaminase has product MPATRTWLKNPLAIFTANGLDARGGLVLQDGLIVEVLAAGQQPSTPCGQVFDAREHVILPGLINTHHHFYQTLTRAWAPVVNQPLFPWLKTLYPVWARLTPEKLALATKVALAELLLSGCTTAADHHYLFPEGLENAIDVQVESVRELGMRAMLTRGSMSLGEKDGGLPPQQTVQEGEVILADSQRLIAEYHERGDGAQIQIALAPCSPFSVTPEIMSASAELANKLDVRLHTHLAETLDEEDFCLQRFGLRTVDYLDSVGWLGPRTWLAHGIHFNPDEIARLGAAGTGICHCPSSNMRLASGICPTLDLTAAGALLGLGVDGSASNDASNMMLETRQALYIQRLRYGAEKITPELVLGWATKGSASLLGRTDIGELAVGKQADLALFKLDELRFSGSHDPVSALLLCGADRADRVMVGGKWRVIDGQVEGLDLKGLIADHSQAARQLIAGT; this is encoded by the coding sequence ATGCCTGCGACCCGTACCTGGTTAAAAAACCCCCTCGCAATTTTCACTGCCAATGGCCTCGATGCCCGTGGCGGCCTGGTGCTGCAAGACGGTTTGATCGTCGAAGTGCTCGCCGCTGGTCAGCAACCTTCCACGCCTTGTGGACAAGTCTTCGATGCCCGCGAGCATGTGATCCTGCCCGGCCTGATCAACACCCATCACCACTTCTATCAAACCCTGACCCGCGCTTGGGCGCCGGTGGTCAATCAGCCGTTGTTCCCGTGGCTGAAAACCCTGTACCCGGTCTGGGCGCGCCTCACCCCGGAAAAACTCGCCCTCGCCACCAAAGTTGCGCTGGCCGAGTTGCTGCTGTCCGGCTGCACCACCGCCGCCGATCACCATTACCTGTTTCCCGAAGGCCTCGAGAATGCGATCGACGTACAAGTCGAAAGCGTTCGCGAACTGGGCATGCGCGCCATGCTGACCCGTGGTTCCATGAGCCTCGGCGAAAAAGACGGCGGCCTGCCGCCGCAGCAAACCGTGCAGGAAGGCGAAGTGATTCTCGCCGACAGCCAGCGCTTGATCGCCGAGTACCACGAGCGTGGCGATGGCGCGCAAATCCAGATCGCCCTGGCGCCGTGCTCGCCGTTTTCGGTGACCCCGGAAATCATGTCCGCCAGCGCCGAACTGGCGAACAAACTCGACGTGCGTCTGCACACGCACCTGGCCGAAACCCTCGACGAGGAAGACTTCTGCCTGCAACGCTTCGGCCTGCGCACCGTGGATTATCTGGACAGCGTCGGCTGGCTCGGCCCGCGCACCTGGCTGGCCCACGGCATTCATTTCAACCCGGACGAAATCGCCCGCCTCGGCGCAGCCGGCACCGGTATCTGCCATTGCCCGAGCTCGAACATGCGCCTGGCGTCCGGCATCTGCCCGACACTGGATTTGACTGCAGCGGGCGCGTTGCTGGGTCTGGGCGTGGACGGTTCGGCGTCCAACGATGCGTCGAACATGATGCTCGAAACCCGGCAGGCGCTGTACATCCAGCGCTTGCGTTACGGCGCGGAAAAGATCACCCCGGAGTTGGTCCTGGGTTGGGCGACCAAAGGTTCGGCGAGTCTGTTGGGGCGTACTGATATTGGTGAACTGGCGGTGGGCAAACAGGCGGATCTGGCGTTGTTCAAGCTGGATGAACTGCGATTCTCTGGCAGCCATGATCCGGTGTCGGCGTTGCTACTGTGCGGCGCTGATCGTGCGGATCGGGTGATGGTCGGCGGTAAGTGGCGGGTGATTGACGGGCAGGTTGAAGGGTTGGATCTGAAAGGCTTGATTGCGGATCACAGCCAGGCGGCCCGGCAACTCATCGCGGGCACCTGA